One Melospiza melodia melodia isolate bMelMel2 chromosome 1, bMelMel2.pri, whole genome shotgun sequence genomic window carries:
- the CDCP1 gene encoding CUB domain-containing protein 1, with product MAAGRALAALLAMLLAASAQLMPREASFTISLHKADNTTVTIKLGLQSNCRIRMKYGIVSELKIKPGDNVTFAFTCGTPEKYFITEIQKNIDCVSGPCPFGDVHLYPPGLPRLNRTYIWDVKASTKAGLELKFSTSWLRQIEPGERCPDAVSYNINSSIDNATVNIGTFCRNGSVSRIKLLGGVVLSLHLPWHLPLTTSGFNIASRASIKRLCIIESVLKRESSITLMSPNYPLGFPEDELMTWQFVIPPSLRASVFFHNYSLSNCERKEERVEYYIPGSPSNPEVFKLSDSQPANIAGTFNMSLQGCDQDAQNPGILRLLFQVVVQHPQVDENVTHLVDLSKEKNMTVTIHVEGWPSRTPLMSEPVCLICKDPRTCDRALTLTSGAVYRISFLCKDLSQLRITAEKGIGCMDIRWCQKKIYSLSVPKAITRLPIRLHKFNWKLLATDMINVEITSPSLKLQQHVPEQRCNTSYSYSIVSATPETELNVGVFCPGGSIEKIQMRNNITISLKTFGKGFINESIPQDLKMSFVPHIKDECIFTVSPNPKAKVYLQTPNSPYGLPPYVSISWFITVPSKQTARLKFSKDRMGIACETGRAFVNIKEETPGAEEIVRREDELLPQPRNMLHSFWVNVSNCRPVDKEQLTLQFWVTLADKQLDLGIILAVVAGAGVLTVIGLTVCCVKKKKKKTQNPMVGVYNDNVNTQMPGRKGSFRKGRQNNESHVYAVIDDAVVYGHLLKESNGSVSPEVDVYRPFDGPIGSMPPSPPPFSFRKDIKRSSNPKEEPLPLMDIDQDNYTFAHQKSGQSEDNGDANKKDKGDTSVPLLENKERDGLVE from the exons ctTCCTTTACAATCTCTCTTCATAAAGCGGACAACACCACAGTGACGATTAAACTTGGTCTTCAATCGAACTGTCGAATCCGCATGAAATATGGCATCGTGTCTGAACTCAAGATAAAGCCTGGGGACAATGTGACTTTTGCCTTCACCTGTGGTACTCCAGAGAAGTATTTCATCACGGAAATTCAGAAAAATATTG ACTGTGTGTCAGGCCCATGTCCCTTTGGAGATGTTCATCTTTACCCACCGGGGCTACCTCGCCTTAACAGGACGTACATCTGGGACGTGAAGGCAAGTACAAAAGCTGGGCTTGAACTAAAATTTTCTACCTCCTGGCTAAGGCAGATTGAGCCAGGAGAGAGGTGCCCAGACGCCGTTAGCTACAACATCAACAGCTCTATCGATAATGCCACGGTCAACATCGGCACTTTCTGCAGGAACGGCTCCGTGTCCCGCATCAAGCTGCTGGGAGGAGttgtcctgtccctgcacctCCCGTGGCACTTGCCTCTCACCACCTCAGGCTTCAACATAGCCAGCAGGGCTTCCATAAAAC GGTTATGCATCATTGAATCCGTTTTGAAGAGGGAGTCTTCAATCACCCTGATGTCCCCTAACTACCCGCTGGGCTTTCCAGAAGACGAGCTGATGACGTGGCAGTTTGTGATTCCTCCCAGCCTGAGAGCAAGCGTGTTCTTCCACAACTACAGCCTGTCCAACTGCgaaaggaaggaggagagggTGGAGTACTACATCCCCGGCTCCCCCAGCAACCCGGAGGTGTTCAAGCTGAGCGACAGCCAGCCTGCCAATATTGCTGGCACTTTCAacatgtccctgcagggctgtgaccAGGATGCCCAGAACCCCGGCATTCTTCGCCTGCTCTTCCAAGTCGTTGTTCAGCATCCACAGGTTGATGAGA ATGTCACCCATTTGGTCGACCTGAGCAAGGAGAAGAACATGACTGTGACAATACACGTGGAAGGGTGGCCCAGCCGCACGCCCCTCATGTCTGAGCCCGTATGCCTGATCTGCAAGGATCCTCGCACCTGCGACCGTGCCTTGACTTTAACCTCTGGTGCTGTCTACAGGATCTCCTTCCTGTGCAAGGACTTGTCCCAGCTGAGGATCACAGCTGAAAAAGGCATAG GCTGTATGGATATTCGTTGGtgtcagaagaagatttattccCTTTCAGTGCCCAAGGCTATTACCCGATTGCCAATTCGACTGCATAAGTTTAATTGGAAGCTCTTGGCCACTGATATGATCAACGTAGAAATTACGTCTCCGTCCTTGAAACTTCAGCAACacgtcccagagcagaggtgcaaCACGAGCTACAGTTACAGCATTGTTAGTGCCACCCCAGAGACAGAGCTGAATGTTGGTGTGTTCTGTCCCGGTGGATCTATTGAAAAGATTCAGATGAGGAATAATATCACCATATCCTTAAAAACATTTGGTAAAGGATTCATCAATGAATCTATCCCTCAGGATCTGAAAATGTCTTTTGTGCCACATATTAAAG ATGAGTGCATATTCACCGTGAGCCCAAATCCAAAAGCTAAAGTTTACTTGCAGACTCCCAACTCGCCTTACGGTTTGCCTCCTTACGTTTCCATATCCTGGTTCATCACTGTGCCCAGCAAGCAGACTGCCCGCCTCAAGTTCTCCAAGGACCGCATGGGCATCGCCTGTGAGACGGGCCGTGCCTTCGTCAACATCAAGGAGGAGACGCCGGGAGCAGAGGAGATCGTGCGCCGCGAGGAcgagctcctgccccagccccggaACATGCTCCACAGCTTCTGGGTGAACGTCTCCAACTGCAGGCCTGTGGATAAGGAGCAGCTCACCTTGCAGTTCTGGGTGACTTTGGCTGACAAGCAGCTAG ACCTTGGAATCATACTTGCTGTGGTGGCTGGGGCTGGAGTTCTCACAGTGATTGGACTGACCGTGTGCTGTGTTAAGAAGAA GAAGAAGAAAACCCAGAATCCCATGGTGGGAGTGTACAATGATAACGTGAATACCCAGATGCCTGGAAGAAAAGGCTCATTCAGAAAAGGGAGGCAAAACAATGAGTCTCATGTCTATGCAGTTATTGATGATGCTGTGGTCTATGGACACTTGCTGAAGGAGTCCAATGGCTCAGTCTCTCCAGAAGTTGATGTCTACCGGCCTTTTGATGGACCCATTGGTAGCATGCCACCTTCTCCAcctccattctccttcaggaaAGACATTAAACGCTCTTCTAACCCCAAGGAGGAGCCTCTGCCCCTGATGGACATAGACCAAGACAATTACACGTTTGCTCATCAGAAATCAGGGCAGTCAGAGGACAATGGAGATGCAAATAAAAAGGATAAGGGCGATACAAGTGTGCCCCTGCTGGAAAATAAGGAACGGGATGGTTTAGTGGAGTAA